A single region of the Candidatus Poribacteria bacterium genome encodes:
- a CDS encoding YjhG/YagF family D-xylonate dehydratase, whose translation MAKSITYSDILETGDSGIYDIQTHAAGPEGSLPLTAEMLLTRPSGDIFGLSHNTAMGWAPTELRREEFLILSTQGGIRAPDGTPIALGYHTGHWEVGLLMQAVAYELKELAAIPFAGYCSDPCDGRTQGTVGMMDSLAYRNDAAQVFRRLIRSLPTRQGVVGVATCDKGLPAMMMALASMRELPAVLVPGGVTLPPTTGEDAGKIQTIGARFAHGEISLQDAADMGCRACATPGGGCQFLGTAATSQVVGEALGMSLTHTALAPSGQNIWSDMGLRSARAVVNLAAKGLTMNDIVTSESIRNAMVVHAAFGGSTNLLLHIPAIAHAAGLQRPTIEDWTEVNQNVPRLVDVLPNGPVGHPTVQVFLAGGVPEVMLHLRELGCLNEDVLTVTGETLGSNLDWWAASERRARVREILEAADNVAPDDVILNPDAAAAAGLTSTVTFPRGNLAPEGSVIKSTAIDPSVVDDDGVYRMTGPARVFVRESDAIQTLKGQAEGHIQPGDIIVLCCRGPQGTGMEEVYQLTAALKHLSFGKNIALITDARFSGVSTGACIGHVGPEALADGPIGKVLDGDIIQIEIDTRRLVGSIDLVGHGSEHFGAEVGERLLAERQPRQDLSSDEALPDDTRLWAALQSVGGGTWGGCVYDVDAILNALK comes from the coding sequence ATGGCAAAATCAATTACCTATAGTGACATTTTAGAAACCGGCGATAGCGGCATTTATGACATCCAAACGCATGCCGCGGGTCCCGAAGGCAGCTTACCGCTCACGGCAGAGATGCTCCTCACTCGACCGAGCGGCGATATATTTGGCTTGAGCCACAACACAGCGATGGGTTGGGCCCCAACAGAACTGCGACGCGAAGAATTTCTGATTCTCAGCACGCAAGGCGGTATCCGCGCCCCTGACGGTACGCCTATCGCCCTCGGATACCACACTGGGCATTGGGAAGTCGGGCTTCTCATGCAGGCAGTCGCATACGAACTTAAGGAACTCGCTGCAATTCCGTTTGCAGGCTACTGCTCCGACCCGTGTGATGGACGGACACAAGGCACCGTCGGTATGATGGACAGCCTCGCCTACCGCAACGATGCTGCACAGGTTTTCCGCCGACTTATCCGTTCGCTACCGACGCGGCAAGGGGTTGTGGGTGTTGCTACGTGCGACAAAGGTCTACCCGCGATGATGATGGCACTCGCTTCAATGCGAGAGCTACCCGCTGTCCTTGTCCCGGGTGGCGTGACACTGCCGCCGACGACAGGTGAGGATGCCGGAAAAATTCAGACCATCGGTGCACGTTTCGCGCACGGTGAAATCAGTCTGCAAGACGCGGCGGACATGGGATGCCGCGCTTGTGCAACACCCGGTGGCGGTTGTCAATTTCTCGGAACCGCCGCAACTTCACAGGTTGTCGGTGAAGCGTTAGGTATGAGCCTGACCCATACGGCGTTAGCACCGTCCGGACAGAACATCTGGTCGGATATGGGACTCCGTTCAGCCCGCGCTGTGGTAAACTTGGCTGCGAAAGGGTTGACGATGAATGACATCGTTACATCAGAGTCAATTCGGAACGCTATGGTGGTGCATGCAGCGTTTGGCGGATCGACGAATCTCTTACTACACATTCCCGCGATTGCGCACGCTGCCGGACTCCAACGACCCACCATAGAGGACTGGACTGAAGTTAACCAGAACGTCCCACGTCTCGTGGATGTCCTCCCGAACGGACCCGTTGGACACCCGACGGTACAGGTTTTCCTCGCCGGTGGCGTGCCTGAAGTTATGCTACACCTGCGTGAACTCGGATGTCTCAACGAAGATGTGTTAACGGTAACAGGCGAAACGCTCGGTAGCAACCTGGATTGGTGGGCAGCGTCTGAACGGCGCGCACGTGTTCGTGAAATCCTTGAAGCAGCGGATAACGTTGCTCCTGATGATGTCATCCTAAATCCAGATGCAGCCGCGGCAGCAGGATTGACAAGCACCGTCACGTTCCCACGCGGCAACCTCGCACCAGAAGGATCTGTCATCAAAAGTACTGCTATTGACCCAAGCGTCGTCGATGACGATGGTGTGTATCGGATGACGGGACCTGCGCGGGTCTTTGTTCGTGAATCTGATGCGATCCAGACGCTTAAAGGACAAGCCGAAGGGCATATCCAACCGGGGGACATCATAGTGCTGTGCTGTCGCGGTCCGCAAGGCACAGGTATGGAAGAGGTTTACCAACTCACGGCTGCGTTGAAACATCTGTCGTTCGGTAAAAACATCGCCTTGATTACAGATGCGCGATTCTCTGGGGTTTCGACGGGGGCGTGTATTGGACACGTCGGACCGGAAGCACTTGCAGATGGTCCTATCGGGAAAGTGCTTGATGGCGATATAATTCAGATTGAGATTGATACCCGACGACTCGTAGGCAGCATCGATCTGGTAGGACACGGTAGTGAGCATTTCGGTGCTGAAGTGGGGGAACGTCTGTTAGCAGAGCGACAACCGAGGCAAGACCTTTCATCGGATGAGGCGTTACCAGACGATACGAGACTCTGGGCAGCACTACAATCTGTCGGCGGTGGTACATGGGGTGGCTGTGTTTACGATGTAGACGCAATCCTCAACGCTCTGAAGTAA
- a CDS encoding VanZ family protein, producing the protein MKYWVPPLLYMALIFGISSLEQPPLPMPEFEWLTIDKLYHFIEYAILGGLLARAFVKAKPSVVPSHLVWFMAALLSILYGASDEWHQTFVPGRFATLADWVADVVGSIAGVFGAYLYYRSRQQSAVSGQKKKKRS; encoded by the coding sequence ATGAAATATTGGGTACCGCCTCTCCTATACATGGCACTTATCTTTGGCATTTCGTCCTTGGAACAACCACCGCTGCCGATGCCGGAATTTGAATGGCTGACAATTGACAAACTCTACCATTTTATCGAATACGCCATACTTGGTGGATTACTCGCAAGAGCCTTTGTGAAGGCGAAACCCTCAGTAGTGCCATCACATCTGGTATGGTTTATGGCAGCACTATTGTCAATTCTCTATGGTGCGAGTGACGAATGGCACCAGACCTTCGTTCCGGGTAGATTCGCTACGCTCGCAGATTGGGTTGCAGATGTGGTAGGATCAATTGCCGGTGTGTTTGGTGCCTATCTCTATTATAGAAGCCGTCAGCAATCAGCGGTCAGTGGTCAGAAAAAAAAGAAACGTTCCTGA
- a CDS encoding CotH kinase family protein, whose amino-acid sequence MTKWIMYLAIIFCFGIAAQHTNAKELTLDDIFPTDRIIDVQITLSQQDWDTIRYQSRDIRTALGASRQFKPMESPYTYVDASVSIDGVVFPEVGIRKKGFIGSLSHTRPSLKIKLNHVDKDGEIEGLTNLTLNNNKQDTGLVSQFIGYALFNAIGSPAPRCAYAKVTVNGKDLGIYSHVETMRAPLLKRAFGNSDGPLYEGTVVDFYEGWENSLEHKRGDDTQGRTHIKALIDLLADPKTTEVDIGKLVDLESFYKFWAAEGLVGFWDGYSGNKNNFFAYLNPDDNKFYFIPWGMDSVFTKLSKIDFMNDAGAPISVKTQGLIAYKLYQSESGRQQYRKVLTEILDKHWNTTELLARLDEVAVMVEPHLVPAQRVVEEEWGRGGRSGNAPKPTFESELAAARDFIRSRKSDIQREIADGMPIWNKQPDPPFAIPEDGDLMKGFLKLTENTLIGAARAGDIAAIKQHIAEGADVNETRFEMPPLAWAAMMDQTAAAELLLQHGADINGRNRDGNTPLHLAAFLGRAETAELLINNGADVNTKNGDGATPIDILAVPWEMTQFLSRSLGVKLEQEQVAAGKAKIAEMLKVEPPSESDAVIGDIWAAAFTGNTAVLKQALADGADPNAMNMEFGSTLLSTTALMGHTAAVAMLLERGAEINVRSRDGGTALHAAAFFGHAETAKLLLEKGADTTIQDNQGMTPLAVTKVDWQLTQFVAGMLQIEVDEAEVKAGRAEVAKLLTGQKK is encoded by the coding sequence ATGACGAAATGGATAATGTACTTAGCAATAATTTTCTGTTTTGGGATTGCTGCCCAACATACCAATGCGAAAGAACTTACATTAGATGATATTTTTCCAACAGACCGCATTATAGACGTGCAGATTACGCTGTCGCAGCAGGATTGGGATACAATCCGGTATCAGTCACGGGATATCAGAACAGCACTCGGTGCCTCCCGGCAATTCAAGCCGATGGAAAGTCCGTATACTTATGTTGACGCGAGTGTCAGCATTGATGGCGTAGTTTTCCCAGAGGTAGGAATCCGTAAAAAAGGGTTTATCGGTTCACTCAGCCACACGCGTCCGTCCCTCAAAATCAAACTAAATCACGTTGACAAAGATGGTGAGATTGAAGGATTAACAAACCTAACGCTTAATAACAACAAACAAGACACAGGTTTGGTGAGCCAGTTTATAGGGTATGCGCTGTTTAATGCGATCGGATCACCTGCACCGCGATGCGCGTATGCGAAAGTAACAGTGAACGGCAAAGACCTTGGAATATATTCGCACGTAGAAACCATGCGGGCACCCTTATTGAAACGTGCCTTCGGGAACAGCGATGGTCCCCTCTACGAAGGGACGGTCGTGGATTTTTATGAAGGTTGGGAAAACAGTCTTGAACACAAACGTGGCGACGATACACAGGGCAGGACACACATTAAAGCCTTGATTGACCTTCTGGCGGACCCAAAAACAACAGAGGTTGACATCGGTAAGTTGGTAGATTTGGAGTCGTTTTATAAGTTCTGGGCTGCTGAAGGCTTAGTCGGGTTCTGGGACGGTTACTCGGGGAACAAGAACAACTTTTTTGCCTATTTGAACCCTGATGATAACAAATTTTATTTCATTCCGTGGGGCATGGACTCTGTCTTTACCAAGTTGAGTAAAATTGATTTCATGAACGACGCAGGGGCACCAATCTCTGTTAAAACACAGGGACTGATCGCCTATAAGTTGTATCAATCCGAGTCCGGACGACAACAGTATAGGAAAGTGCTTACTGAGATTTTAGACAAACATTGGAACACAACGGAATTGTTAGCGAGGTTAGACGAAGTCGCTGTGATGGTTGAGCCACATTTAGTGCCTGCTCAGCGTGTGGTTGAAGAAGAATGGGGCAGAGGTGGAAGGTCGGGAAACGCGCCTAAGCCGACTTTTGAGAGTGAATTAGCGGCAGCACGCGACTTCATTCGCAGCCGCAAAAGTGATATACAGCGGGAAATTGCTGACGGAATGCCGATATGGAACAAACAACCCGACCCGCCGTTCGCTATTCCAGAGGATGGCGACCTCATGAAAGGGTTTCTAAAATTAACAGAAAATACCTTAATAGGTGCTGCACGCGCCGGAGACATCGCAGCTATCAAACAACACATAGCAGAGGGTGCCGATGTTAATGAGACGCGTTTTGAGATGCCGCCCTTGGCATGGGCAGCGATGATGGATCAAACGGCTGCTGCTGAACTGCTGCTCCAACATGGGGCGGATATCAACGGCAGAAATCGAGATGGGAATACGCCTTTGCATTTGGCTGCGTTTTTAGGACGCGCTGAAACTGCTGAACTGCTTATAAACAACGGTGCTGATGTAAACACAAAAAATGGCGACGGGGCGACACCTATAGACATTTTGGCGGTGCCTTGGGAAATGACGCAGTTTTTGTCGAGATCGTTAGGCGTAAAGCTCGAACAGGAGCAGGTCGCAGCAGGGAAAGCCAAAATCGCTGAGATGCTCAAGGTCGAACCACCTTCGGAATCAGACGCGGTCATAGGTGATATATGGGCGGCAGCATTCACGGGTAACACCGCGGTACTGAAACAGGCTTTAGCAGATGGCGCGGACCCCAATGCCATGAACATGGAATTCGGGTCAACACTGTTGAGCACAACGGCATTAATGGGCCACACAGCAGCAGTCGCGATGCTCCTCGAACGCGGCGCAGAGATCAATGTCAGGAGTCGAGACGGTGGAACTGCACTACACGCAGCGGCTTTCTTCGGACACGCTGAAACAGCAAAGTTACTTTTAGAAAAGGGTGCGGATACAACCATCCAAGATAATCAGGGCATGACCCCTCTGGCTGTCACGAAAGTTGACTGGCAACTGACGCAATTCGTGGCTGGGATGCTACAGATAGAGGTGGACGAGGCAGAAGTTAAAGCAGGTAGAGCCGAGGTTGCGAAGCTGCTTACAGGGCAGAAAAAATAG
- a CDS encoding MBL fold metallo-hydrolase codes for MHPLVDLKVPEDSVAVHWFEQSSFAVKDSAGTIVQIDPYFPRERPADRFIYTEPPLDESTLPTDFVLLTHAHGDHTCSESISRIWETSDATRFVGPEESTCQILAETDVAAANVSEIRAGESATLSNLTAHAVYAKPPEGDASADIDPPDVTHLGYVIVSNGVTLYFSGDPINNFAEHDELISAVAAYKPDVGFLTNHPTEGEFPFYDGCVKMATRIGLKHAVPVHRACFVTRDYDPNEWASNFPAGSPKPLIIERNSYTIYP; via the coding sequence ATGCATCCACTCGTTGACTTGAAAGTGCCAGAAGACTCCGTTGCTGTTCATTGGTTTGAACAGAGCAGTTTTGCGGTAAAGGATTCGGCTGGCACGATTGTCCAAATCGATCCCTATTTTCCGCGGGAACGTCCAGCGGATCGTTTCATTTATACCGAGCCCCCACTCGACGAATCAACACTTCCAACCGATTTCGTCCTTTTAACACACGCACACGGAGATCATACCTGTTCAGAATCCATAAGCCGAATTTGGGAGACCTCCGATGCCACTCGGTTTGTTGGACCTGAAGAGAGCACCTGTCAGATTCTGGCAGAAACAGATGTGGCTGCAGCAAATGTTTCGGAAATCCGTGCTGGAGAATCAGCAACACTCAGTAATCTCACCGCGCATGCTGTCTATGCCAAACCGCCTGAAGGTGATGCGTCTGCAGATATAGACCCACCTGATGTTACACATTTGGGTTACGTTATTGTCAGCAACGGTGTAACGCTCTATTTTAGTGGAGATCCGATTAACAACTTCGCGGAGCATGATGAACTGATTTCGGCAGTGGCAGCATACAAACCGGATGTCGGTTTCCTGACGAACCACCCAACGGAAGGTGAATTCCCATTCTACGATGGATGTGTGAAAATGGCAACGCGTATCGGATTGAAGCATGCTGTGCCGGTGCATCGTGCCTGTTTCGTCACGCGAGATTATGATCCGAACGAGTGGGCATCCAACTTTCCTGCTGGTAGTCCCAAACCGCTTATTATTGAGAGAAATTCATACACTATTTATCCATAG
- a CDS encoding TIGR04255 family protein, translating to MNFQEFERVEYKHNILFEVVFQARFPAIMKISQETPAEFQDIVRKDGYPELESEISLLPPGMPKEFEKVVSENKIFRFFSEQRDWQISLANNSIALACTGNYRNYADFKERLKKVLQTFSKIYEPSYLIRIGLRYRDIANRIFLPHTKYEVEAFIPQHIFPELPTPLAADIKTLEKISQFNDGNIKANVIHVLSEVSGRFGQNQLVNEKSYIIDVDCFVENKIEGINNVLTKCDLLKRLSWNIFQWSITDSLREVMGKSNS from the coding sequence ATGAACTTTCAGGAATTTGAAAGAGTAGAATACAAACACAATATCCTATTTGAGGTTGTATTTCAGGCTCGCTTTCCTGCAATTATGAAAATATCACAAGAAACACCTGCCGAATTTCAGGATATTGTAAGAAAAGATGGGTATCCGGAACTAGAGTCAGAGATTTCTCTCTTGCCTCCTGGTATGCCTAAAGAGTTTGAGAAAGTAGTTTCTGAAAATAAAATATTTCGCTTTTTTTCCGAACAGAGAGATTGGCAAATATCCTTAGCAAATAATTCTATCGCTCTCGCTTGTACCGGAAACTATAGAAATTATGCAGACTTTAAAGAAAGACTCAAAAAGGTTCTGCAAACATTCAGTAAAATTTATGAACCATCTTATCTTATTCGCATTGGTCTTAGGTATCGAGATATAGCGAATAGAATCTTTCTTCCACACACAAAATATGAGGTTGAGGCTTTTATTCCTCAGCATATTTTCCCGGAACTACCTACACCCTTGGCAGCAGATATCAAGACTTTAGAAAAAATATCTCAATTCAACGATGGAAACATAAAAGCGAATGTGATTCATGTTTTGTCTGAGGTATCCGGAAGGTTCGGACAAAATCAATTGGTGAATGAAAAATCGTATATAATTGACGTAGACTGTTTTGTCGAAAACAAAATAGAAGGGATAAACAATGTCCTTACAAAATGCGACCTACTCAAGCGACTTAGTTGGAACATCTTCCAGTGGAGTATTACCGATAGCTTACGCGAGGTCATGGGAAAATCAAACTCATGA
- a CDS encoding Uma2 family endonuclease, which produces MPNSQTNAESIQERSVPHTITLEEFLENDFEGYEYIKGELVPMAAAAIVHGEIGSNVHFLLASHVRENKLGRLYIAETTFQLGDRVVKPDIAFVSTERLSEDKLKGFSVAPDLAIEIVSPTDKHYDVTEKALAYLKAGTRLVWVIEPIMKTVTVYRSEMDFTLLNFEDTLTGEDVVEGFTCPVAQLFE; this is translated from the coding sequence ATGCCTAATTCGCAGACGAACGCTGAATCTATTCAAGAGAGATCAGTGCCTCACACAATAACACTGGAGGAGTTTCTTGAAAACGATTTCGAGGGGTATGAGTACATAAAAGGAGAATTAGTGCCGATGGCAGCTGCCGCAATTGTGCATGGTGAAATAGGATCTAACGTTCATTTTCTTTTAGCATCGCACGTTCGTGAAAATAAATTAGGGCGTTTATATATTGCAGAAACGACATTTCAGCTGGGTGATCGGGTGGTAAAACCTGATATTGCGTTTGTCTCGACAGAACGGTTGTCAGAAGATAAGCTAAAAGGATTCTCAGTAGCTCCTGACCTCGCGATTGAGATAGTTTCGCCAACAGATAAGCATTATGACGTTACCGAAAAGGCGTTAGCCTATCTGAAGGCAGGGACACGCTTGGTCTGGGTTATTGAACCGATTATGAAAACGGTTACGGTCTATCGTTCTGAAATGGACTTTACACTGCTGAATTTTGAAGACACCTTGACAGGTGAGGATGTCGTTGAAGGGTTTACGTGCCCGGTGGCACAGTTGTTTGAATAG